The following proteins are co-located in the Rhea pennata isolate bPtePen1 chromosome 2, bPtePen1.pri, whole genome shotgun sequence genome:
- the LOC134136411 gene encoding transmembrane protein 68-like produces the protein MIDRNESCTAGQIPMSYFTCLAYLLKEWTGVEHIEDYLSYAVYLLWVFFPLIIVFLLPGVVLLFIYISAIFVHIYKRKNELKEAYSNDFWDGAKQMLATLWDGHARIWHGYELHGIENIPEGAGLIVFYHGATPVDYIYFMAKLLILQKRTCHVVADHFVFKLPGFKLLLDVLGVMHGPKEECVNALKKGQLVAISPGGVREALFSDETYVIMWGNRKGFAQVAIDAKVPIIPMFTQNVREGVRTLGGIKMFRSLYEHLRLPLVPMYGGFPVKLRTFIGDPIPYEPNVTAEELTMKAKAAVQSLIDKHQKIPGNVFRALMERFQTRQKED, from the exons ATGATAGATAGAAATGAATCCTGTACTGCAGGACAGATACCTATGTCCTACTTTACCTGCCTGGCTTACTTACTGAAAGAATGGACTGGCGTGGAGCATATTGAAGACTATCTGAGTTATGCGGTCTACCTTTTATGGGTGTTTTTTCCACTTAtaatagtttttcttcttccgGGAGTTGTTCTTCTCTTCATCTACATTTCTGCTATCTTTGTTCATATTtataaaaggaagaatgaattAAAGGAAGCTTATTCCAATGATTTTTGGGATGGTGCAAAACAAATGTTAGCTACACTATGGGATGGACATGCAAGAATATGGCATG GTTATGAGCTTCATGGTAtagaaaatattccagaagGAGCAGGACTTATTGTGTTTTATCATGGAGCAACTCCTGTTGACTATATCTATTTCATGGCTAAACTTCTTATACTACAGAAGAGAACCTGCCATGTAGTAGCTGATCATTTCGTCTTTAAATTACCAG GTTTTAAGCTATTACTTGATGTACTTGGAGTTATGCATGGACCAAAAGAAGAATGTGTCAATGCTCTGAAGAAGGGCCAGCTGGTAGCCATTTCCCCAGGTGGAGTTCGAGAAGCACTCTTCAGTGATGAAACATATGTTATTATGTGGGGTAATCGAAAGGGCTTTGCTCAGGTGGCCATTGATGCAAAAGTG ccCATCATTCCTATGTTTACACAAAATGTTCGAGAAGGCGTTAGGACATTAGGAGGAATAA AAATGTTTAGGTCACTATATGAGCATCTCAGATTGCCATTAGTTCCTATGTATGGTGGATTTCCAGTCAAGCTTCGTACATTTATTGGAGATCCGATTCCATATGAACCAAATGTAACTGCTGAGGAGCTAACTATGAAG GCAAAAGCTGCAGTACAGTCTCTAATAGACAAACATCAGAAAATACCTGGAAATGTATTTAGGGCTTTAATGGAACGATTTCAGACACGACAGAAAGAAGATTAA